One Ranitomeya imitator isolate aRanImi1 chromosome 4, aRanImi1.pri, whole genome shotgun sequence genomic window, tgtgtggtgtagtatatagaggatgtgtccagtgtggtgtagtatatagaggatgtgtcctgtgtggtgtagtatatagaggatgtgtcctgtgtggtgtagtatatagaggatgtgtcccgtgtggtgtagtatatagaggatgtgtcccgtgtggtgtagtatatagaggatgtgtcctgtgtggtgtagtatatagaggatgtgtcccatttggtgtagtatatagaggatgtgtcccatttggtgtagtatatagaggatgtgtccagtgtggtgtagtatatagaggatgtgtcctgtgtggtgtagtatatagaggatgtgtcccatttggtgtagtatatagaggatgtgttcgGTGTCGTGTAGCATTTAGAGGATCTCTCCTGCTGCAACCCACGGTTCACATTGTTACAACTgattaaggctatatgcacacgttcaggaaagtgtgTAAAATTTTCCTGAGCGAATCCGGACTACttttgcaggaaatccgcatgtgtattttttgcatttttattgcgttatttttgcacgttttttttgcagacttttcgcggatgcttaatgtaagcgtttttaagtgttttttcagCGGAAAACCTccgaaaaaaggagaaaaaatgctaaaatccagaacgtgtgcacatagccttacattaaaAACCCTAAAATTAAAGAGACATTATCAAGTGGAATTTCATCTAATGCCTGCATTTATTAGTGATGATACATGGAGATACGGAGGCCGTGCAATATTCAGTATAAAGACTTAGGGTGACAGCAAATATGTAATGACCTAATAGAAAAACATAGGAAGGCCACGATTATCACATTATTAATTAAATGTGACTCAATTATGGCAATCAGGAGAGAAACAAAGATAGCATCATCATCGTGTCCTGCGGTCAATGTGGGGTAGTGGAGTGGACAGAATGGCTGACACGCTAGCTTCTTACAATGGGTTTTATATTGGTGACCATTGCGCACAGCCTTACAAGTATACATATTTACAATGTACGGGCTTTACAGGCGGCAGCACTCATCATTATGCCAGATGCCGACGTGGCTCTCCTGCCATCTCCCCTCTGTTTTCAGCTGCTGATTTTGGTTAACATTTTGTTGAGAGCTTGTTTAACATGAGTTGTAGAGCTTCTTCTTCTTGTCTTTCCTTGAATCATTTTCCTTCGTCTTATCTCACGACACAACTCATAAAATACCTCGGTGATGTTCCCTTCGCCAGTGCAGGCGGAACACTCATAGAAGGCACAAGCCAGCTCTGTGGCAAGCTTCTCACCATCCTCAGTGCGAACCTGACGAGAGTGACCCAGATCCGCTTTGTTTCCCACTAGGATAAATGTCACATTTTTTGGTTTCTTGACTTCATCTAAGAGGTTCTTAAATATCATGACGTCTTCAAAGCTTcccctatcagttatatcatacacaaTTATAAAGCCTTCTCCCCAGCGGATGTGTCCTTCCCTCTGCAAAGGGtcctcctggaaaaaaaaacatgaagAAAGAGAAATTAATAGAAgctaataactagagatgagcagtgttcgagtcgaactgttcaccaatctc contains:
- the LOC138674913 gene encoding ras-related and estrogen-regulated growth inhibitor, with translation MAKSTEVKIAVFGRAGVGKSALLVRFLTKRFIWEYDPTLESTYRHQTTIDDEAVTMELLDTAGQEDPLQREGHIRWGEGFIIVYDITDRGSFEDVMIFKNLLDEVKKPKNVTFILVGNKADLGHSRQVRTEDGEKLATELACAFYECSACTGEGNITEVFYELCREIRRRKMIQGKTRRRSSTTHVKQALNKMLTKISS